The Xanthomonas indica sequence TCTCACCCGATGGTGATTTTGGTGCTGGCACCGAGCATGCGGTCAAACAATATGAGCACGGTAAAGGTATCGCAGAGCCAACTGGCCGCGTCGATGCCGCAATGCTGGCCGAACTGCGTGCCGATACGCTGCAGGCGCAGCCGCAATTCAAGCGCCAGACGATGACGGACCTGTACGGCCCCTTGAAGGACGGAGAGCTCCGCCGAGGCGAGAAAGGAGAACCTGTCTATGAACTGCGCCGGCAGTTGCAGGGCCTGGGCTACATCCAGAATGCGCCTCCGAACTGGAACGGCGACCGCCTCTACGACGAGCATATGGAAGCCGGCGTCCGCGCGTTCCAGAAGGCGAATGGACTGCAGGAGACCGGACGCGCCGATACGGAGACGCGGCGACAGTTGAATGCGTTCGCGGTGAGCCAGCATCTAGCGCCGACCACCGAATTCGACCGTCCGGAGAATTGGCCGCCACAACCGCCGCCGTACACCAGGGCCGAGTATCAGACCCGCCAGCAGGCACCGGCGCAACCCGCTCCATCTGCACCTGCAACGCAGGAGCCATCACCCGATCAGCGGCGAGGCCAGGCACCGACGCCAGCGGCGCCTGCGGTCATGCACAGCTCGCTGTATCAGGACTGCTCCAACGGCGTCGACGCGCTGGACCGGCAACTCGGCCGCGCGTCCGACACCGCGAGCACATGCATGAAGGCCAGCCTGACCGAGTTGGCCACGCGCAACGGCCTGACCCGGGTCGATCATGTGCTGCTCAGCGAGCGCGGCCGTCAGGCCGAGCCGGGGCAGTACGTCTTCGTCGTCGAAGGCGATCCACGCAATCCCGCCAGCCTGCGCGCGCACATGCCGACCGATCAGGCGATCAGTACACCAGTGGAGGTGTCCTTCGGCGCCTTGGCGCAATCGGAGCAGCAACGCCAAGCCAGCTTGCAGGCCGAGCTGGGCGAGCAACAGCGCGACGCGCAGCTGCGCCAGGCACAAGGCAAAGGCATGGGCTGACACGGCACCCGCCGATGGCGTCGCGACATTGGACCCTGCAGCCTCACGAAACCTTGGAGAACGTTCCGATGCACGCCTACGACATCGAACTCGGAGACTGGCACGGCGGCGCGCCCGTTCCCGACAGCGACGGCTGGTGCTTCGGCCTGCCGCCGGGCATCGCCGCGGCGCAATGGCCGCTGGATCCGTGGAGCGGCTATCCGATGCAGCACGGCTTCACCCTGCGGCTGCCACCGGACTACCGCGTGCACGGCCCGGACATCGTCGCGGTGTCGTTCTTCGCCACCGCGCCGGACCATAACGACGGCGGCCCGGCCGGAACAGTGGACGGGATGCACGCCGCGATCGCCACGCCCGCGCAGGCGCTGGCCGACCCGGCACTGCAACCGTTCCGCGACCGCGCGCTGCAGGCCCACCCCAGGCTGCGGCGCATGCAGGACCTTCTGGACTGCGCCTATGCGCTGATCCTGCTGCGGCAGGAAGAGGTGGATGGCGCGCCATGCCGGCCGCCGCCGCTGGTGGACAGCCCGTTGCTGCAGCGGACGCCGCCGCCGGAATGGCTGCAGGTGGGAAGCGCGACAGTATGCGAGGCGTGGGACGCGCGCAGCGCGCCGCTGCCGCAGGCGCCGGACCGTTTCGCCCTGCATCGTCCGCTGCGGCTGCGCCTGCGCGAGCACGATCCCAATGCCGGGGTGCCGCCGCGCGAAACGTTCGGCGACGCGCCCGATCCCGGCGGCTACCAGCCGTTCTACTACTGGCAGGACGGCGTGGTCAGCCGCGAGCACTACCGCGAACACGACTGGGCCGCCGGCCACGCCATCAACCACCTCGGCGGCACGATGCGCCCGATACAGGGCATCCCCGACTTCAGCCCGTACTACATCGAGTTCGACGAGGCCTTCGGCGGCTACAACTTCGGCGGCGGCATCGCGCAACTGGACATCCAGGGCCTGCGATTGGACTGGGCCTGCGACTGAGGTCGCCGAGCCGGGCGACGCTTGTGCGGCGGCGCATTTCACTGCCCCGAGGCACAACCCCCGCCCTGTTCCACGCACAGCTTCATGGCGCGTTGCAGCTCGGCCTCGCTCAGCTGCGGGGGCGGCCGCGCGACGGCGGCCTGGACCTGGTCGGGGCCGCCGGTCAGCGCGTGCAGGCCCTTGGCCGCCTTGCCGGCCAGGTAGTAGACGCCCAGCGCGATGTAGCCGCCGCTCTGGCTGACCTGCTCCACCGAGGGCGGCGGCCGCCAATCCTTGTCGAAGCGGTTGGGCGGTGGGGTCACCGGATTCTTGAAGCGGTACAGATCCAGCGGCTCGCCCTCGTCCGGCGGCAGCGCGCGGACTTCGCCGAGCGTCTGGATGTCGTCTTTGGCAGCGTTGCTGGCTGGCGGCGTTGCAATGGATGCCGCCGCCGGCGCAACGGCATCGGTCGCGGGCGCGGCCTGTTGCGCCTGCGCCTGTGCGCACGCCGCCAGCAATGCGACGGCCAGCAAGGCCCGCAGGCGCCGGCCGATCGGATCCGTTGTGTCCACGCTGTCCATGGCGCCCGAGCTTACGGACGCGGCGCGGCCTTCTCTAGCGCGTCGCCACCGCCGTTCACGTCGGCGACAGCGGGCGCAGGCACAGCCAGATCGCGCACCAGTGCGCCAGCGCGCCGCCCAATACGTGCGCATGCCAAATGGCGCGGTTGTAGAGCATCGACTTGCGCACGTAGAACGCCACGCCCACCGTGTAGATCGCGCCACCGGCGGCGATCAGCCACAGCACCGGCGTGTCCAGCCCGGCCATGATCGGCTTGACTGCGGCCATCCCGGCCCAGCCCAGCAGCAGGTAGATCGCCACCCAGAAGCCCTTGGCGATGCCCGGCAGGAACAGCTTGGCGAATACGCCGAAGAGCGCCACGCCCCACACCGCCAGGGTCATCGACCAGACCCAGGCGCCGGACAGCGCCAGCACGAAGAACGGCGTGTAGGAGCCGGCGATCATCACGAAGATGCCCGCATGGTCGAGCTTGCGCAGCACCGGCTGGCGCTGCGGCGGGGCGAAGTTGTACGCCGCCGAGCAGGCGAACATGGTCAGCAGCCCCAGCGCGTAGATGCTGGTGGCCAGGATCAGCGCGTCGTTGGCATGGGCGCGCCAGACCAGCAGCGCGCCGCCGACCACGGCCAGCAGCAGGCCGGCGGCATGCACGAGCAGATCGGCGCGGCGGGCGGCGGCGGTGCGGTAGTGCGGGGGAATCGGGGGAGCGGACACGGGCAAGGGAAGTAGACGACAGGAGCCGTCGTTGCCGAGGGGGGACGACAGGATACCTGTCGGTGGCGACAACGCGCGCCACACGACAGCGGCAGCGTCGCCCGACAACACAGCACCAAGGCGGCCAACCGCACTCGCGCAAGCCCCCCGCCTGAATCCGCTCAGCCTGCCTTTCTCGCCTCGGCTGGCGCCGTCTCATACCCTGAGACGCGATTTCGCTTCCCTGTTCCGCTTTGAGAGCCGTGCCGATGCCCGCCCACGCCCTAGCCCCGCGCACCGAGGACGCCGAGCGCGCCCTGTCCACCACCGACGGGGTGCCCTCGCGCGATGGCGCCCTGCTCAGCGCGCGGCTGGAGCGCCGTTACCACGACCGCATCACCGGCAGCTTCACCATCCCCGGCCAGGCCGGCCGCTATGCGCCGATCCCGGACGACGTGCCGCCGGCGCTGGCCGCCGCACTGCGCGAACGCGGCATCGCGCAGCTGTACAGCCACCAGGCCGAGGCCTGGGACGCGGCGCAGCGCGGCGAGCACGTGGCCATCGTCACCCCCACCGCCTCGGGCAAGTCGCTGTGCTACACGCTGCCGGTGGTGGCCGCGGCGATGACCGCGCAGGCCAAGGCGCTGTACCTGTTCCCGACCAAGGCGCTGGCGCAG is a genomic window containing:
- a CDS encoding peptidoglycan-binding protein; this translates as MSDGYGKQNAGFGLTREQSVDLIVRSCLDHGVTDTRQIAYVLATAQHESKDFQAPEEEWGRKQAVTLSYHGGEAYYGRGYAHLTHVELYEKLGEKAGLGRELVQSPGRAAEPAIATKILVAGMRDGDFVPGQTLAAHINADKQDHAGARAIINPRDAASVQTIAGYARTWEAAVPALVERVQREGVTPAQPPAAPNAPASVGKGDANQTVFEAQQYLAALGMTDAKGKAISPDGDFGAGTEHAVKQYEHGKGIAEPTGRVDAAMLAELRADTLQAQPQFKRQTMTDLYGPLKDGELRRGEKGEPVYELRRQLQGLGYIQNAPPNWNGDRLYDEHMEAGVRAFQKANGLQETGRADTETRRQLNAFAVSQHLAPTTEFDRPENWPPQPPPYTRAEYQTRQQAPAQPAPSAPATQEPSPDQRRGQAPTPAAPAVMHSSLYQDCSNGVDALDRQLGRASDTASTCMKASLTELATRNGLTRVDHVLLSERGRQAEPGQYVFVVEGDPRNPASLRAHMPTDQAISTPVEVSFGALAQSEQQRQASLQAELGEQQRDAQLRQAQGKGMG
- a CDS encoding hemolysin III family protein is translated as MPVSAPPIPPHYRTAAARRADLLVHAAGLLLAVVGGALLVWRAHANDALILATSIYALGLLTMFACSAAYNFAPPQRQPVLRKLDHAGIFVMIAGSYTPFFVLALSGAWVWSMTLAVWGVALFGVFAKLFLPGIAKGFWVAIYLLLGWAGMAAVKPIMAGLDTPVLWLIAAGGAIYTVGVAFYVRKSMLYNRAIWHAHVLGGALAHWCAIWLCLRPLSPT